From Brassica oleracea var. oleracea cultivar TO1000 chromosome C3, BOL, whole genome shotgun sequence, a single genomic window includes:
- the LOC106331242 gene encoding uncharacterized protein LOC106331242, with product MAHECPFSDHLSKPLNDFRGDSPQLFRCFVCNEESKEYSESYYCPTCKKESHIGCFKFQPQIKQHPYHPSHPLTLVITPNSNSLIPNSWPDEEVISPPDENLGGCKCCRRQLQDKYYHCSICKFSITATCAINPPPLTIVPTKSHEHMAFTLFPRRISFPCDACGVLLDKGSDHVYTCLSSNYIAHRKCIEELPCVIKITRHSHRLQHTPSLFSPNVDTSGFACGVCHKPVDVNYGQYSCIKGCHYAVHSKCATRKDVWDGKELKGVREEQENDGVVELFQRIDDETILHCNHEHYLKYSGGNNDVCDGNKYCQACLLLIVDSDSLYSCMKCNFILHEACALLPRKIAHPLHKHPLTLLPFPTNLYLIQFKVFVEGMFKCSGCHQRGCGFMYQCTEKGCRFQLDVRCASLPESFIHGSHGHPLFLSVTKGKCMRCDTNQCSPFYLECVECTLFLGLKCGMLPSVAYYKFDKHPLTLCYGEKGTSSGQYWCELCESKLHSSEWFYTCDICGVTLHVTCLLGKEVYMKPNHTININDEKVNIVRNNGNPRPFCGKCNGRCVDTLVFFKEDLRKYCCTLPCMQKLMDREKQEKKNKGEEKTMDQNRP from the coding sequence ATGGCACACGAATGTCCCTTCTCTGATCATCTCTCTAAGCCTCTCAATGATTTCCGCGGAGATTCTCCACAACTCTTTCGCTGCTTCGTATGCAATGAAGAATCCAAGGAATATTCAGAATCCTACTATTGTCCTACTTGCAAGAAAGAATCTCACATTGGTTGTTTCAAGTTTCAACCTCAGATTAAACAACACCCTTATCATCCCTCCCACCCTCTCACCCTCGTCATCACTCCTAATTCCAATTCTTTGATACCTAATTCATGGCCAGATGAAGAAGTTATCTCTCCCCCTGATGAGAATCTTGGAGGGTGCAAATGTTGTCGGAGACAACTTCAAGACAAGTACTATCATTGTTCTATTTGCAAGTTCAGTATAACTGCCACTTGTGCGATAAATCCACCACCTCTTACTATCGTCCCGACGAAGAGCCATGAGCATATGGCCTTCACTCTCTTTCCTAGACGTATCTCATTTCCTTGTGATGCTTGTGGTGTTTTACTCGACAAAGGTAGTGATCATGTCTATACTTGTCTTTCAAGCAACTACATAGCCCATAGAAAATGTATCGAGGAGCTACCATGTGTCATTAAGATCACCCGACACAGTCACCGTCTCCAGCACACACCCTCTCTTTTCTCTCCAAATGTTGACACTTCTGGTTTCGCTTGCGGAGTTTGCCACAAACCTGTCGATGTCAACTACGGGCAGTACTCGTGCATTAAGGGTTGCCACTATGCTGTCCATTCAAAATGTGCAACGAGGAAAGATGTGTGGGATGGGAAAGAACTCAAAGGAGTGCGCGAAGAACAAGAAAATGATGGAGTTGTCGAGCTATTCCAGAGGATTGATGATGAGACAATTCTACATTGTAATCATGAGCACTATCTGAAGTATTCTGGAGGAAACAATGATGTATGCGATGGTAACAAGTACTGCCAAGCTTGTCTCCTTCTAATAGTAGACTCTGATAGTTTGTATAGTTGTATGAAATGCAACTTTATTCTCCACGAAGCATGTGCACTACTTCCTCGCAAGATAGCTCATCCACTGCACAAACACCCACTCACACTCCTTCCATTCCCTACTAATCTCTATTTGATCCAGTTCAAGGTTTTTGTGGAAGGCATGTTCAAGTGCAGTGGGTGTCACCAAAGAGGATGTGGATTCATGTACCAATGCACTGAAAAAGGTTGTAGGTTTCAGCTAGACGTCAGGTGCGCTTCTCTTCCAGAATCATTTATTCATGGCAGCCATGGCCACCCTCTCTTCTTAAGTGTAACCAAAGGTAAATGCATGAGGTGTGACACCAATCAATGTTCACCGTTTTACCTAGAGTGTGTTGAATGCACGTTGTTTTTGGGTCTTAAGTGTGGTATGTTGCCAAGTGTTGCATACTACAAATTTGATAAGCATCCACTCACCCTTTGCTACGGAGAAAAAGGTACAAGTAGTGGTCAATACTGGTGTGAGCTATGTGAATCAAAACTACATTCAAGTGAATGGTTCTATACATGTGACATTTGTGGAGTCACTCTTCATGTTACTTGTTTGCTGGGGAAAGAGGTGTACATGAAGCCTAACCATACTATCAATATAAATGATGAAAAGGTCAACATTGTTCGCAACAATGGTAACCCACGGCCATTTTGCGGTAAATGCAACGGTCGTTGTGTGGATACATTGGTATTCTTCAAAGAGGATTTGCGTAAGTATTG
- the LOC106333948 gene encoding beta-amylase 5-like translates to MEDINRKEKLFLNYVPVYIVLPLFGIVAKDNKHAELETTERNLKRLKEEACLDGVMVDVWWGIVESEAPKVYNWNGYKELFKMIKRLELKIHALMSFHKSSQNRKTTSLPSWVVQVGKDNPDIYYTDRKGFRNDECLSLGVDNEPLFDDGSGTKRTAIQIYSDYMSSFKENMAEFLEDGVVGTIEVGLGPNGELCYPSFPSDQRWTFPGIGEFQCYDKYLKKDYENAEKKAGHSMLDLSKEKFGDYNSKPHETTFFKENGTYDTEKGKFFLEWYSNKLILHGDQILREANKIFTGLKIDLVAKVSGVHWLYNHPSHGAELTAGYYNLYDRDGYRPIARMLNKRNCFLNFSCLEMKHNKNAKEDALSAPEELVKAVLSKAWKEGIEVIGANTSEIIDAEGYNQVLLNARPNGSNPKGKPKLKVHSFMYLRLSETIFSRNYDMFKKFVRNMHADQDYCGDAEKYAHEVESNSAITIEEILAATKSSGSFKWDDDTEAKVDG, encoded by the exons ATGGAAGACATTAATCGCAAGGAAAAGCTTTTTCTCAACTACGTTCCTGTCTACATCGTGCTTCCTCTT TTTGGAATAGTGGCTAAAGATAACAAACATGCAGAATTAGAAACTACAGAAAGGAACTTGAAGCGTCTCAAGGAGGAGGCTTGCCTAGATGGTGTGATGGTCGATGTGTGGTGGGGGATCGTCGAATCCGAAGCCCCCAAGGTATATAATTGGAATGGTTACAAAGAGCTGTTCAAGATGATCAAGCGTTTGGAACTCAAAATCCATGCCCTTATGTCTTTCCACAAGAGCAGCCAAAACAGAAAAACCACCTCTCTGCCGAGCTGGGTAGTCCAAGTTGGCAAAGACAATCCCGATATCTATTACACCGACCGCAAAGGCTTTCGAAATGACGAGTGCCTCAGCCTTGGGGTCGATAATGAACCTCTCTTTGATGATGGAAGTGGTACAAAACGTACTGCCATACAG ATATACAGTGACTACATGAGTAGCTTCAAAGAAAACATGGCAGAGTTTCTAGAAGACGGCGTGGTAGGCACAATCGAAGTAGGCCTAGGACCCAATGGAGAACTTTGTTACCCTTCGTTTCCATCAGATCAAAGGTGGACATTTCCCGGCATTGGAGAATTTCAG TGCTACGACAAATACTTGAAGAAAGATTACGAGAATGCGGAAAAGAAGGCAGGACACTCGATGTTGGATCTTTCAAAAGAAAAGTTTGGAGATTACAACAGCAAGCCACATGAAACTACATTTTTCAAGGAAAATGGGACATACGACACGGAGAAGGGGAAGTTCTTCTTGGAATGGTACTCCAACAAACTTATCTTGCATGGTGATCAAATCCTAAGAGAAGCCAACAAGATCTTCACCGGCCTCAAAATTGACTTGGTTGCCAAG GTTTCAGGAGTTCACTGGCTGTACAACCATCCCAGCCACGGGGCAGAACTAACTGCCGGTTATTACAACCTTTACGACAGAGATGGCTACCGTCCGATCGCTAGGATGCTAAACAAACGCAACTGCTTTCTCAACTTTAGTTGTCTTGAGATGAAACATAACAAGAATGCAAAGGAGGACGCCTTATCTGCTCCTGAAGAACTTGTTAAAGCG GTATTGAGCAAAGCGTGGAAAGAAGGCATAGAAGTGATTGGTGCAAACACATCGGAAATTATTGATGCGGAAGGTTACAACCAGGTTCTTCTTAATGCAAGACCAAACGGTTCTAACCCGAAGGGAAAGCCAAAACTCAAAGTGCACAGTTTCATGTACCTGCGATTGTCCGAAACAATTTTTAGTAGAAACTACGACATGTTCAAGAAGTTTGTGAGGAACATGCATGCAGATCAA GATTACTGTGGGGATGCAGAGAAGTATGCCCATGAGGTCGAGTCGAATTCAGCGATCACCATTGAGGAAATATTGGCTGCTACCAAGTCAAGTGGATCATTCAAGTGGGACGACGATACCGAAGCTAAGGTTGATGGTTGA
- the LOC106328274 gene encoding DNA/RNA-binding protein KIN17-like — MGKNDFLTPKAIANRMKAKGLQKLRWYCQMCQKQCRDENGFKCHCMSESHQRQMQVFGQNQRRVLQGYSEEFEKTFLDLMRRSHRFSRIAATVVYNEYINDRHHVHMNSTEWATLTQFIKYLGKTGKCKVEETPKGWFITYIDRDSETIFKEGLKNKRVKSDLAEEEKQEREIRRQIERAKEGEGSGKDDDEGEGGEMKKGEDFGLKSGVVKVGFSLGGGAKQVVTTGESSKPVFEEEENEREEKKKKRRKGGDLEKERRSALDELMKEEERKKERMNRKPYWLFQGIVVKVMSKALADKGYYKQKGVVRKVIDDYVGEIEMIDSKHVLRVDQEELETVIPQIGGLVKIVNGAYRGSVAKLLGVDTEKFCAKVQIEKGVYEGRVIKSIEYEDICKLA, encoded by the coding sequence ATGGGCAAGAACGATTTCCTCACCCCGAAGGCGATCGCGAACCGCATGAAGGCGAAAGGCCTCCAGAAGCTCCGGTGGTACTGCCAGATGTGCCAGAAGCAGTGCCGCGACGAGAACGGGTTCAAGTGCCACTGCATGAGCGAGTCTCACCAGCGCCAGATGCAGGTCTTCGGCCAGAACCAGAGGCGCGTCCTCCAGGGCTACTCCGAGGAGTTCGAGAAGACCTTCCTCGACCTCATGCGGCGGAGCCACCGTTTCTCTCGCATCGCCGCCACCGTGGTGTACAACGAGTACATCAACGACAGGCACCACGTGCACATGAACTCGACGGAGTGGGCGACGCTGACCCAGTTTATAAAGTATTTGGGGAAGACGGGGAAGTGTAAGGTCGAGGAGACGCCTAAAGGGTGGTTCATTACCTATATTGATAGAGATTCGGAGACTATTTTTAAAGAGGGGTTGAAGAATAAGAGGGTTAAGAGTGATTTGGCTGAGGAGGAGAAGCAGGAGAGGGAGATTCGGAGACAGATTGAGAGAGCCAAGGAAGGTGAAGGTAGTGGTAAAGATGATGATGAGGGTGAGGGTGGGGAGATGAAGAAAGGTGAAGACTTTGGGTTGAAGAGTGGTGTTGTCAAGGTTGGGTTTTCACTCGGTGGAGGGGCTAAACAGGTTGTTACTACGGGTGAGAGCTCGAAGCCTGTGTTTGAGGAGGAAGAGAATGAGAGAGAGGAGAAGAAGAAGAAGAGGAGAAAAGGTGGAGACTTGGAGAAGGAGAGAAGGTCGGCTTTGGATGAGTTGATGAAGGAGGAAGAGAGGAAGAAGGAGAGGATGAATCGCAAGCCTTACTGGCTGTTCCAAGGGATTGTTGTGAAGGTGATGAGTAAAGCTCTGGCGGATAAAGGGTATTATAAGCAGAAGGGTGTGGTGAGGAAAGTGATTGATGACTATGTCGGGGAGATTGAGATGATTGATTCTAAGCATGTGTTGCGAGTTGATCAGGAGGAGCTTGAGACTGTGATTCCTCAGATTGGAGGGTTGGTGAAGATTGTGAATGGGGCGTATCGCGGTTCAGTTGCGAAGTTGTTGGGCGTGGATACGGAGAAGTTCTGTGCTAAAGTGCAGATTGAGAAAGGTGTTTATGAAGGGAGAGTCATCAAGTCTATTGAGTATGAGGATATATGCAAACTAGCTTAG